In one window of Comamonas testosteroni DNA:
- a CDS encoding MFS transporter, which yields MTPRATTISGATPRQDTSHGIDADNALYAKVSWRLLPLLLICYMVAYLDRINIGYAQIQMKQTLDFGDAAYGFGAGLFFIGYFLFEVPSNLLLEKIGTRKTLMRIMLAWGVIATAMAWVSTPMQFYVARFLLGAFEAGFFPGVILYFTYWYPSARRGRVISIFLSAVMAIAIAAGPLCGAILKYMDGIDGLHGWQWLFLIQGPPACILGLILYFYLQDKPSDAGWLTDTEKGRLQHNIANDSCQVAHHGGHGHKAAHSSATMGQLLRDPKVYALSLVYFMMHGATYLFVFWMPTVIQGLGVQDVLHVGIYSAIPFVAGFFGMIAFGASSDRFRDRRWHLFIATGMAIAGLIAALQMHGHLEGSLIALAFTLIGLAALPPLFFALVSDYLSPAVAAGGIALISSLGNLGSAASPTLAGLLTQYTGNKHYSIYLVLVMLILSALVLMVTLRGAKTRRG from the coding sequence ATGACCCCAAGAGCGACGACCATTTCGGGTGCAACGCCCAGGCAGGACACCAGCCATGGCATCGATGCAGACAACGCGCTGTATGCCAAGGTCAGTTGGCGGCTGCTGCCCCTGCTGCTGATCTGCTATATGGTCGCCTACCTGGACCGCATCAACATCGGCTACGCCCAGATCCAGATGAAGCAGACGCTGGATTTCGGCGACGCCGCCTACGGCTTTGGCGCAGGCCTGTTCTTCATCGGCTACTTTCTGTTTGAAGTGCCCAGCAATCTGCTGCTGGAGAAGATAGGCACACGCAAAACGCTGATGCGCATCATGCTGGCCTGGGGCGTCATCGCCACGGCAATGGCCTGGGTCTCCACTCCCATGCAGTTCTATGTCGCGCGCTTTCTGCTCGGTGCCTTCGAAGCCGGCTTCTTTCCCGGCGTGATTCTGTACTTCACCTACTGGTACCCCTCGGCACGCCGCGGCCGCGTGATCTCCATCTTTCTCTCTGCCGTCATGGCCATAGCGATTGCGGCCGGCCCGTTATGCGGCGCCATTCTCAAATATATGGATGGCATCGACGGTCTGCATGGCTGGCAGTGGTTGTTTCTCATCCAGGGCCCTCCCGCCTGCATTCTGGGTCTGATCCTCTACTTCTATCTGCAGGACAAGCCGAGCGACGCCGGATGGCTGACAGACACCGAAAAAGGGCGCCTGCAACACAACATCGCCAACGACAGCTGCCAAGTTGCTCACCATGGCGGACACGGGCACAAGGCGGCCCACAGCAGCGCCACTATGGGCCAGTTGCTGCGCGACCCAAAGGTCTATGCCCTGTCACTGGTGTATTTCATGATGCACGGTGCCACCTATCTGTTTGTCTTCTGGATGCCCACCGTGATTCAGGGCCTGGGAGTGCAGGACGTGCTGCATGTCGGCATCTATTCGGCCATTCCCTTTGTTGCGGGCTTCTTCGGCATGATTGCCTTCGGTGCCAGCTCCGACCGGTTCCGCGATCGACGCTGGCATTTGTTCATCGCCACCGGCATGGCCATTGCCGGCCTGATCGCTGCCCTGCAGATGCACGGCCATCTTGAGGGTTCGCTGATTGCCCTGGCCTTCACGCTAATCGGTCTGGCGGCCCTGCCCCCGCTGTTCTTTGCCCTGGTCAGCGACTATCTGTCACCGGCCGTGGCCGCCGGCGGCATAGCGCTCATCAGCAGCCTGGGCAACCTGGGCTCGGCCGCCAGCCCCACACTGGCCGGCCTGCTGACGCAATACACAGGCAACAAGCACTACAGCATCTATCTGGTGCTGGTCATGCTGATCCTCTCGGCACTGGTGCTGATGGTGACGTTGCGCGGCGCAAAGACCAGGCGGGGCTGA
- the lpdA gene encoding dihydrolipoyl dehydrogenase, with protein sequence MSLIDIKVPNIGDFAEVGVIELLVNPGDTVAVDQSLITVESDKASMEIPSSHAGVVKEIKVKVGDKVAEGSIVLSLEAAGGAAAPAQAAAAPAPAAAAPAPVAAPVAAAPAPVASNFAGTVDMDCDVVVIGGGPGGYSAAFRAADLGLKVVLVERYATLGGVCLNVGCIPSKALLHVAAVMDEVKHLEVAGVKFAAPEVNIDQLRGHKEKVIGKLTGGLGQMAKMRKVTVVRGYGNFVSANHIEVEETTGSGQEKTGSKKIVQFKNAIIAAGSQAVHLPFMPKDPRVVDSTGALDLKEVPKRMLILGGGIIGLEMGTVYSTLGARLDVVEMMDGLMQGADRDLVKVWQKMNAPRFDNIMVNTKTVGAEATPEGIKVTFAPAKDGVTVPEPQTYDLVLQAVGRTPNGKKISAEKAGVAVTDRGFIDVDIQMRTNVPNIFAIGDIVGQPMLAHKAVHEAHVAAEVIAGELQGNKELASAAFNARVIPSVAYTDPEVAWVGLTEDQAKAQGIKVKKGLFPWAASGRAIANGRDEGFTKLLFDDSPEAHGHGRILGGGMVGTHAGDMIGEIALAIEMGADTVDIGKTIHPHPTLGESIGMAAEVAHGSCTDVPPARK encoded by the coding sequence ATGAGCCTCATCGATATCAAGGTGCCCAATATTGGCGACTTCGCCGAAGTGGGCGTGATCGAACTGCTGGTCAACCCCGGTGATACCGTGGCCGTGGACCAGTCCCTCATCACTGTGGAGAGCGACAAGGCCTCCATGGAGATTCCTTCCAGCCATGCTGGCGTCGTGAAGGAAATTAAGGTCAAGGTCGGCGACAAGGTTGCCGAAGGCTCCATCGTACTGTCGCTGGAAGCCGCAGGCGGTGCTGCCGCTCCTGCACAGGCTGCTGCAGCCCCTGCGCCCGCCGCAGCAGCTCCCGCACCTGTGGCCGCCCCCGTGGCTGCCGCTCCTGCCCCTGTGGCCAGCAACTTTGCCGGCACCGTGGACATGGACTGCGACGTGGTCGTCATCGGCGGTGGCCCTGGCGGCTACTCGGCAGCCTTCCGTGCAGCCGACCTGGGCTTGAAGGTCGTGCTGGTCGAGCGCTACGCCACCCTGGGCGGCGTATGCCTGAACGTGGGTTGCATTCCTTCCAAGGCTCTGCTGCATGTGGCTGCGGTCATGGACGAGGTCAAGCACCTGGAAGTGGCGGGCGTGAAGTTTGCCGCTCCTGAAGTGAACATCGACCAGCTGCGCGGCCACAAGGAAAAGGTCATCGGCAAGCTGACCGGCGGTCTGGGCCAGATGGCCAAGATGCGCAAGGTCACCGTCGTGCGCGGCTACGGCAACTTCGTTTCGGCCAACCACATCGAAGTCGAAGAAACCACCGGTTCCGGCCAGGAAAAGACCGGCAGCAAGAAGATCGTTCAGTTCAAGAACGCCATCATCGCTGCAGGCTCGCAAGCTGTGCATCTGCCCTTTATGCCCAAGGACCCCCGCGTAGTCGATTCCACCGGCGCCCTGGACCTGAAGGAAGTGCCCAAGCGCATGCTGATTCTGGGCGGCGGCATCATCGGCCTGGAAATGGGCACCGTCTACAGCACACTGGGCGCACGACTGGACGTGGTGGAAATGATGGACGGCCTGATGCAGGGCGCTGACCGCGATCTGGTCAAGGTCTGGCAGAAGATGAACGCGCCACGTTTCGACAACATCATGGTCAACACCAAGACAGTGGGGGCCGAAGCCACGCCTGAAGGCATCAAGGTCACGTTCGCACCTGCCAAGGATGGCGTCACCGTGCCCGAACCTCAGACCTATGACCTGGTTCTGCAAGCCGTGGGCCGCACGCCCAATGGCAAGAAGATCAGCGCCGAAAAGGCTGGCGTGGCCGTGACCGACCGCGGCTTCATCGACGTCGACATCCAGATGCGCACCAACGTGCCCAACATCTTCGCGATCGGCGACATCGTGGGTCAGCCCATGCTGGCGCACAAGGCCGTGCACGAAGCGCACGTCGCCGCTGAAGTCATCGCCGGCGAGCTGCAAGGCAACAAGGAACTGGCTTCCGCTGCATTCAACGCCCGCGTGATTCCTTCGGTCGCCTACACAGACCCCGAAGTGGCGTGGGTGGGTCTGACAGAAGATCAGGCCAAGGCACAAGGCATCAAGGTCAAGAAGGGCCTGTTCCCCTGGGCCGCCTCCGGCCGTGCCATCGCCAACGGCCGCGACGAAGGCTTTACCAAGCTGCTGTTTGACGACTCCCCCGAAGCCCACGGCCATGGCCGCATCCTGGGCGGCGGCATGGTCGGCACGCACGCGGGCGACATGATTGGTGAAATCGCCCTGGCCATTGAAATGGGTGCCGATACCGTGGACATCGGCAAGACCATCCACCCCCATCCAACCCTTGGCGAGTCCATCGGTATGGCGGCCGAAGTGGCGCACGGCTCCTGCACGGACGTGCCACCTGCGCGCAAGTAG
- a CDS encoding GFA family protein: MPSSGLDFSQPLQAACHCGAVRFTVLLSDGLNTVRRCNCSFCRMRGAVAVSADLSGIEVLQGQDALTLYQFNTGQAKHFFCKHCGIYTFHQRRSSPHQYGVNVACISGMSPFDFAEVVVSEGRSHPNDRSAGAAGGKSVAAGWLRYEANPFTEAQLKE; the protein is encoded by the coding sequence ATGCCTAGCTCTGGTCTCGATTTTTCCCAACCGCTCCAAGCAGCCTGCCACTGCGGCGCAGTGCGTTTTACCGTTCTTTTAAGCGACGGCCTGAACACCGTGCGGCGCTGCAATTGCTCGTTTTGCCGCATGCGCGGGGCCGTGGCGGTGTCGGCTGATTTGAGCGGAATCGAGGTGCTGCAGGGGCAGGACGCGCTGACGCTCTACCAGTTCAACACCGGGCAGGCCAAGCATTTCTTTTGCAAGCATTGCGGCATCTATACCTTCCATCAGCGACGCTCGTCGCCGCATCAGTACGGTGTGAATGTGGCTTGCATTTCGGGCATGAGCCCGTTTGACTTTGCCGAGGTGGTGGTGAGCGAGGGGCGCTCGCACCCCAACGACCGCAGCGCAGGCGCTGCTGGAGGCAAGTCTGTGGCGGCAGGCTGGCTGCGTTATGAGGCCAATCCGTTTACCGAGGCACAGCTCAAAGAGTAA
- the aceE gene encoding pyruvate dehydrogenase (acetyl-transferring), homodimeric type: MTAQTDPKGAGLPAGLDQQESREWMDALSAVIDREGADYAHKLIEDLLEHARQNSVDMPFSANTGYVNTIEADQEAKCPGNLEIEGRLRAYMRWNAMAMVVKANRLHPADGGDLGGHIGSFASLANMFAAGFNHFWHAENENHGGDCLYIQGHVSPGIYARAYLEGRISEEQLLNFRQEVDGKGLSSYPHPKLMPDFWQFPTVSMGLGPLMAIYQARFLKYLHARGIANTENRKVWVFCGDGEMDEVESLGAIGLAAREKLDNLVFVINCNLQRLDGPVRGNGKIIQELEGEFRGSGWNVIKLIWGKGWDELLAKDKDGVLKKIMMECNDGDYQAMKANDGAYVRKHFFGRDPRALKLVEHMSDDEIWNLRRGGHDSQKVYAAFAAANTAQGQPTVLLVKTVKGFGMGKIGEGKNNVHQTKKLSDEDIKAFRDRFNIPIPDSQIADIPFYKPADDTPEMKYLHERRKALGGYLPHRRQEADEKFTAPSLDTFKAILEPTPEGREISTTQAYVRFLTQLLRDKNIGPRVVPILVDEARTFGMEGLFRQIGIYNPAGQQYTPVDKDQVMYYREDKAGQILQEGINEAGGMSSWIAAATSYSHSNRVMIPFYVYYSMFGFQRIGDLAWAAGDLQARGFLLGGTSGRTTLNGEGLQHEDGHSHILANTIPNCVSYDPTFAHEVAVIMQDGLRRMVQNQENIFYYITLLNENYPMPGLEAGTEEQILKGMYMVKPGQKVPESGLRVQLLGSGTILRESFAAQELLEQDWGVAADVWSCPSFNELTREGQDVERFNMLHPLEAAKVPFVTQQLAGHAGPVVASTDYMKAYAEQIRPFMPKGRTYKVLGTDGFGRSDFRSKLREHFEVNRHYIVVAALRGLADEGKINATTVAEAIKKYGINTDKINPLYA; encoded by the coding sequence ATGACAGCTCAGACTGATCCCAAAGGCGCTGGCTTGCCTGCCGGCCTGGACCAACAAGAATCGCGCGAGTGGATGGACGCCCTCTCTGCGGTGATCGACCGCGAAGGTGCGGACTATGCCCACAAGCTGATTGAGGATCTGCTTGAACACGCTCGCCAGAACAGCGTGGACATGCCTTTCTCGGCCAATACCGGCTACGTGAACACCATCGAAGCTGACCAGGAAGCCAAGTGCCCTGGCAACCTCGAAATCGAAGGCCGTCTGCGCGCCTACATGCGCTGGAACGCCATGGCGATGGTGGTCAAGGCCAACCGCTTGCACCCCGCTGACGGTGGTGACCTGGGTGGTCACATCGGCTCCTTCGCATCGCTGGCCAATATGTTTGCGGCCGGCTTCAACCATTTCTGGCACGCCGAGAACGAAAACCACGGCGGCGACTGCCTGTACATCCAGGGTCACGTCTCGCCCGGCATCTACGCCCGCGCATACCTGGAAGGCCGTATCTCCGAAGAGCAACTGCTGAATTTCCGCCAGGAAGTGGACGGCAAGGGTCTGTCGAGCTACCCCCACCCCAAGCTGATGCCCGACTTCTGGCAGTTCCCCACGGTGTCCATGGGCTTGGGCCCGCTGATGGCCATCTACCAGGCTCGCTTCCTGAAGTACCTGCACGCCCGCGGCATTGCCAACACCGAAAACCGCAAGGTCTGGGTGTTCTGCGGCGACGGCGAAATGGACGAAGTGGAATCCCTGGGCGCGATCGGTCTGGCCGCTCGTGAAAAGCTGGACAACCTGGTCTTCGTCATCAACTGCAACCTGCAGCGCCTGGACGGCCCTGTGCGCGGCAACGGCAAGATCATCCAGGAACTGGAAGGTGAATTCCGCGGCTCTGGCTGGAACGTCATCAAGCTGATCTGGGGCAAGGGCTGGGACGAGCTGCTGGCCAAGGACAAGGACGGCGTGCTCAAGAAGATCATGATGGAGTGCAACGACGGCGACTATCAGGCCATGAAGGCCAACGATGGTGCCTACGTGCGCAAGCATTTCTTCGGCCGCGATCCCCGCGCTCTGAAGCTGGTCGAGCACATGTCCGACGACGAAATCTGGAATCTGCGCCGCGGTGGCCACGATTCGCAGAAGGTCTACGCTGCTTTCGCCGCTGCCAACACTGCCCAAGGTCAGCCTACCGTGCTGCTGGTCAAGACCGTCAAGGGCTTTGGCATGGGCAAGATTGGTGAAGGCAAGAACAACGTTCACCAGACCAAGAAGCTGAGCGACGAGGACATCAAGGCCTTCCGCGACCGTTTCAACATCCCAATTCCTGACAGCCAGATCGCTGACATCCCCTTCTACAAGCCGGCCGACGATACGCCGGAAATGAAGTACCTGCACGAGCGCCGCAAGGCTCTGGGTGGCTACCTGCCACACCGCCGTCAGGAAGCCGACGAGAAGTTCACTGCTCCTTCGCTGGACACCTTCAAGGCGATTCTGGAGCCCACACCCGAAGGCCGTGAAATCTCCACGACCCAGGCTTATGTGCGTTTCCTGACGCAGCTGCTGCGCGACAAGAACATCGGCCCCCGCGTGGTGCCCATCCTGGTGGACGAAGCCCGTACCTTCGGTATGGAAGGCCTGTTCCGTCAGATCGGTATCTACAACCCTGCTGGTCAGCAATACACCCCGGTCGACAAGGATCAGGTGATGTACTACCGCGAAGACAAGGCCGGTCAGATTCTGCAGGAAGGCATCAACGAAGCCGGCGGCATGTCCAGCTGGATCGCTGCAGCCACCAGCTACAGCCATAGCAACCGGGTCATGATCCCGTTCTATGTGTACTACTCGATGTTTGGCTTCCAGCGCATCGGCGACCTGGCCTGGGCAGCGGGCGACCTGCAAGCGCGCGGCTTCCTGCTGGGCGGCACTTCGGGTCGTACCACGCTCAACGGCGAAGGTCTGCAGCACGAAGACGGTCACAGCCACATCCTGGCCAACACCATCCCCAACTGCGTGTCCTATGACCCCACCTTCGCTCACGAAGTGGCAGTCATCATGCAAGACGGCCTGCGCCGCATGGTGCAGAACCAGGAAAACATCTTCTACTACATCACCCTGCTGAACGAGAACTATCCCATGCCAGGCCTGGAAGCCGGCACGGAAGAGCAGATTCTCAAGGGCATGTACATGGTCAAGCCTGGTCAGAAGGTTCCCGAGAGCGGTCTGCGCGTGCAACTGCTGGGCTCCGGCACCATCCTGCGCGAATCGTTTGCGGCGCAAGAGCTGCTGGAGCAGGACTGGGGCGTTGCTGCCGACGTCTGGAGTTGCCCATCGTTCAACGAACTGACCCGCGAAGGCCAGGACGTGGAGCGCTTCAACATGCTGCACCCCCTGGAAGCCGCCAAGGTTCCTTTCGTGACGCAACAGCTGGCTGGTCATGCAGGTCCGGTGGTCGCATCGACCGACTACATGAAGGCCTACGCCGAGCAGATCCGTCCTTTCATGCCCAAGGGCCGTACCTACAAGGTGCTGGGTACCGACGGCTTCGGCCGTTCGGACTTCCGCTCCAAGCTGCGCGAGCACTTCGAAGTCAACCGTCACTACATCGTCGTGGCTGCACTGCGCGGTCTGGCTGATGAAGGCAAGATCAACGCCACGACCGTGGCCGAAGCGATCAAGAAGTACGGTATCAACACCGACAAGATCAACCCGCTGTACGCCTAA
- a CDS encoding ISL3 family transposase, producing MLDSKLLQALGGWEGYVVERVQWPQGDSRTVSIYLKPQASVMHCERCGAQCCQVHETTTWRVRDLVLFEYRVVLHVPRRRLWCDSCGGPHLEKLSWLVRYQRVTDRLAQACSQLLRSSSIKAVAAFFDLGWHTVKSIDKALLLANTAQPQWDQIEYLAMDEFALHKGHRYATVVVDPISRQVLWVGQGRSRETARQFFEQLPAGVAQRIRAVAIDMTTAYELEIKAHCPNAEIVYDLFHVVAKYGREVIDRVRVDQANLLRQQPSARKVLKSSRWLLLRNRNKLQPQQAVQLKELLAANQPLMTVYVLRDELKQLWFYRRATWAHRAWRHWCDQAHQSGIAALSTFAQRLQSYLHGIIARCRHPLNTSVVEGINNTIKVIKRRAYGYRDQDYFFLKIRAAFPGNAR from the coding sequence ATGCTGGACTCGAAGTTATTGCAGGCTCTTGGCGGCTGGGAGGGCTACGTGGTTGAACGTGTGCAGTGGCCCCAGGGCGATAGCCGCACCGTGTCGATTTATCTGAAGCCGCAGGCCAGCGTCATGCATTGCGAGCGCTGCGGTGCGCAGTGCTGCCAAGTCCATGAGACCACGACATGGCGCGTGCGCGATCTGGTACTGTTCGAGTACAGGGTGGTGCTGCATGTGCCGCGTCGGCGTCTGTGGTGCGATAGCTGTGGTGGCCCGCACCTGGAGAAGCTCAGCTGGCTCGTTCGCTACCAGCGCGTCACAGACCGTCTGGCGCAGGCGTGCAGCCAGTTGCTTCGCAGCAGCAGCATCAAGGCGGTAGCGGCCTTCTTCGATCTGGGCTGGCACACCGTCAAGTCCATCGACAAAGCCTTGCTGCTGGCCAACACTGCGCAGCCGCAATGGGATCAGATCGAGTACCTGGCGATGGACGAGTTTGCGCTGCACAAGGGCCATCGCTACGCCACAGTCGTCGTCGACCCCATCAGCCGGCAGGTGCTGTGGGTGGGGCAAGGGCGCTCACGCGAGACGGCCCGCCAGTTCTTCGAGCAGTTGCCCGCTGGCGTTGCCCAGCGCATTCGCGCAGTTGCTATCGACATGACTACGGCTTACGAGCTGGAGATTAAGGCACACTGCCCTAACGCCGAGATCGTCTATGACCTGTTCCATGTCGTGGCCAAGTATGGCCGGGAGGTTATCGACCGAGTGCGTGTCGATCAGGCCAACCTGCTGCGCCAACAGCCCTCAGCACGTAAGGTGCTCAAATCCAGCCGCTGGCTGCTGCTGCGCAATCGCAACAAGCTGCAGCCTCAACAAGCAGTGCAACTCAAGGAACTGCTGGCGGCCAATCAACCATTGATGACGGTATACGTCTTGCGCGACGAGCTCAAACAGTTGTGGTTCTACCGTCGTGCGACTTGGGCGCATCGCGCCTGGCGGCACTGGTGTGATCAAGCCCATCAAAGCGGCATTGCCGCACTGAGCACCTTCGCTCAGCGCTTGCAAAGCTACCTGCACGGGATCATCGCCCGATGCAGGCATCCGTTGAACACAAGTGTTGTGGAGGGCATCAACAACACCATCAAGGTCATCAAGCGCCGGGCCTATGGCTACCGCGATCAGGACTACTTCTTTCTGAAGATTCGGGCAGCATTCCCCGGTAATGCGCGATGA
- the aceF gene encoding dihydrolipoyllysine-residue acetyltransferase, which yields MALTDIKVPDIGDFSEVGVIEVLVQVGDTIKVEQSLLTVESDKASMEIPSSHAGVVKEIKVALGDKVKEGSVIVVLETADAAPAPAAAAPAPVAAAPAPVAAAPVAAAPVASVASAPAASSTVDLKIPDIGDFKDVAVIEMLVKVGDTVAVEQSLFTVESDKASMEIPSPSAGTITALSIKLGDTVNIGDVVGQITVRGAAPAAAPVQAAAPAAAPAQAAAPVAAAPVASAPVASASVAAPAHNPTVAPSGQLPHASPSVRKFARELGVPLAEVKGSGNKGRITAEDIQSFTKSVMAGAVQTLAQQAVAPKSSGGNVGVLEVLAWPKVDFAKFGAVERKELSRIKKISGANLHRNWVVIPHVTNNDEADITELEAFRVSTNAESAKAKSDVKVTMLAFVIKAVVAALKKFPEFNASLDGDTLVYKQYFNIGFAADTPNGLVVPVLKDADKKGILQISQEMGELAKKARDGKLGAADMQGGCFSISSLGGIGGTNFTPIINAPEVAILGLSKGAMKPVWDGKQFVPRLMLPLSLSYDHRVIDGAAAARFNAYLGAVLADYRRILL from the coding sequence ATGGCATTGACAGACATCAAAGTCCCCGACATCGGCGACTTCTCCGAAGTTGGCGTGATCGAAGTGCTGGTCCAGGTGGGTGACACCATCAAGGTCGAGCAGTCCCTGCTGACCGTGGAGTCCGACAAGGCTTCCATGGAGATCCCTTCCAGCCACGCTGGCGTGGTCAAAGAGATCAAGGTCGCGTTGGGCGACAAGGTCAAGGAAGGCTCCGTGATCGTGGTGCTGGAAACCGCTGACGCGGCCCCTGCACCGGCTGCGGCTGCTCCAGCTCCCGTGGCTGCAGCACCTGCGCCCGTGGCCGCCGCTCCTGTGGCTGCTGCACCGGTTGCTTCTGTTGCATCCGCGCCTGCTGCCTCGTCCACCGTGGACCTGAAGATCCCCGATATCGGTGACTTCAAGGACGTAGCCGTGATTGAAATGCTGGTCAAGGTGGGCGACACCGTGGCCGTTGAGCAATCGCTGTTCACTGTCGAGTCCGACAAGGCTTCGATGGAAATTCCATCGCCCTCAGCCGGCACCATCACCGCGCTGAGCATCAAGCTCGGCGACACCGTCAACATCGGTGACGTGGTCGGTCAGATCACGGTGCGGGGCGCTGCGCCCGCTGCCGCTCCTGTGCAAGCTGCCGCCCCCGCGGCTGCACCCGCTCAGGCCGCTGCACCTGTGGCTGCTGCTCCTGTTGCCTCCGCCCCCGTGGCATCTGCTTCTGTGGCTGCTCCTGCGCACAATCCCACCGTGGCTCCCTCGGGTCAGCTGCCCCACGCATCACCTTCGGTGCGCAAGTTCGCTCGTGAACTGGGCGTTCCTCTGGCAGAAGTCAAGGGTTCAGGCAACAAGGGCCGCATCACGGCAGAAGATATCCAGTCCTTCACCAAGTCGGTGATGGCCGGTGCCGTGCAGACCCTGGCTCAGCAGGCTGTGGCTCCCAAGTCTTCCGGCGGCAACGTCGGCGTTCTGGAAGTGCTGGCCTGGCCCAAGGTCGACTTCGCCAAGTTTGGCGCTGTCGAGCGCAAGGAACTGTCGCGCATCAAGAAGATCTCAGGCGCCAACCTGCACCGCAACTGGGTGGTCATCCCTCACGTCACCAACAATGACGAGGCCGACATCACCGAGCTGGAAGCCTTCCGCGTTTCGACCAATGCCGAAAGCGCCAAGGCCAAGAGTGATGTCAAGGTGACGATGCTGGCTTTCGTGATCAAGGCCGTGGTGGCTGCGCTGAAGAAGTTCCCCGAGTTCAACGCATCTCTGGACGGCGACACCCTGGTCTACAAGCAGTACTTCAACATCGGTTTTGCCGCTGACACGCCGAACGGCCTTGTCGTTCCCGTGCTCAAGGACGCCGACAAGAAGGGCATTCTGCAGATCAGCCAGGAAATGGGCGAGCTGGCCAAGAAGGCCCGCGACGGCAAGCTGGGCGCTGCGGACATGCAAGGCGGTTGCTTCTCGATTTCGTCTCTGGGCGGCATCGGCGGCACCAACTTCACGCCCATCATCAATGCGCCTGAAGTCGCCATCCTGGGTCTGTCCAAGGGTGCCATGAAGCCTGTGTGGGACGGCAAGCAGTTCGTGCCGCGCCTGATGCTGCCTCTGTCGCTGTCGTACGACCACCGCGTCATCGACGGTGCAGCAGCCGCACGCTTCAACGCCTATTTGGGCGCTGTGCTGGCTGACTACCGCCGCATCCTGCTGTAA
- a CDS encoding tetratricopeptide repeat protein: MSQHALGSMYMHGLGIAKDDAQAVAWWRKAAEQGDVAAQSDLGYVYSTGQGVPQSDALAATWWQKAADQGLPIAQSWLGGVYEAGRGVGQDDVQAVGWWRKAAEQGHVIAQINLAGMLRLGRGVRQDDAQAVAWWRKAAEQGNAEAQTNLANMYATGLGVDRDDVQALLLWRRAAEQGDPVAQASLAACYVQGEGVTQDEAQAAVWWRKAAEQGHAVSQANLGSLYMDGRGVAKDEEQAVAWWRKAAAQGNKLAQSNLDALHTLQQGDVTEAVEWLRRACEPGDTEAKGVLAFGERLPAIGGIESLVLDGVIYFFGFDFRSDLVLSRLFDDVDAMASYASLHMLQSDGKHDVAYWRELAYEAIGESALSLSLESRTFSRHDLMLTFQSLSHACQSNSTVPGFSIEYHLLYLLESASGWEADMGNIEADICIIAGDSPLTEGESVSQVAQRVQVLLKELISHAPGNWRELFTVLSPE; the protein is encoded by the coding sequence ATGTCCCAGCATGCTCTTGGCTCAATGTATATGCATGGTTTGGGCATAGCTAAGGACGATGCACAAGCGGTGGCGTGGTGGCGCAAGGCCGCGGAACAGGGCGACGTTGCAGCTCAGTCCGATCTCGGGTACGTGTATTCAACAGGCCAAGGTGTGCCCCAAAGCGATGCCCTGGCCGCAACTTGGTGGCAGAAAGCCGCGGACCAGGGACTTCCCATCGCTCAGAGCTGGCTTGGTGGCGTCTATGAAGCAGGGCGAGGAGTTGGCCAAGATGATGTGCAGGCCGTAGGCTGGTGGCGTAAAGCCGCTGAGCAAGGGCACGTCATAGCACAGATCAATCTCGCCGGAATGTTGAGGCTGGGTAGGGGGGTGAGGCAGGACGATGCTCAAGCCGTGGCCTGGTGGCGCAAGGCCGCAGAACAAGGTAATGCGGAGGCGCAAACCAATCTCGCCAATATGTACGCGACAGGGCTAGGCGTTGACCGGGATGACGTTCAAGCCCTGCTCTTGTGGCGTAGAGCAGCCGAGCAAGGCGACCCAGTCGCCCAGGCGAGTCTTGCTGCTTGCTACGTACAGGGCGAAGGTGTGACCCAGGACGAAGCCCAGGCCGCAGTGTGGTGGCGCAAAGCGGCGGAGCAAGGACATGCTGTTTCTCAAGCGAATCTAGGCTCCTTGTACATGGATGGTCGCGGCGTTGCGAAAGACGAAGAACAAGCCGTTGCTTGGTGGCGTAAAGCTGCAGCACAGGGCAACAAGCTAGCCCAATCCAATCTTGATGCCTTGCATACTCTTCAGCAGGGCGATGTGACCGAAGCCGTCGAATGGTTGCGCCGTGCCTGCGAACCAGGCGATACCGAAGCCAAGGGCGTATTAGCGTTCGGCGAGCGGCTTCCTGCCATAGGTGGAATTGAATCGCTGGTGTTGGACGGAGTAATTTATTTTTTTGGATTCGACTTTCGTAGCGACTTAGTGCTTTCGCGGTTGTTCGATGATGTGGACGCGATGGCATCGTATGCCAGCCTGCATATGCTTCAATCAGATGGAAAGCACGATGTAGCCTATTGGCGAGAGTTGGCTTACGAGGCTATTGGGGAATCAGCGCTGTCACTCAGCCTCGAAAGTCGGACCTTTTCCAGGCATGACCTGATGTTGACGTTCCAGAGTTTGTCCCACGCATGTCAGAGTAATTCGACGGTGCCAGGCTTTTCAATCGAATATCACTTGCTTTATCTCCTTGAATCGGCGAGCGGGTGGGAGGCGGATATGGGAAATATCGAGGCAGATATTTGCATCATTGCAGGTGATAGTCCTTTGACAGAAGGCGAGAGCGTTTCCCAGGTCGCACAACGCGTGCAAGTACTGCTGAAAGAACTGATCAGCCACGCGCCCGGGAATTGGCGGGAGTTGTTCACCGTTTTGTCTCCGGAATAG